The following are encoded together in the Streptomyces rapamycinicus NRRL 5491 genome:
- a CDS encoding HAD family hydrolase yields the protein MRLIVLWDIDHTLIDNAGVSKETYAGAFTALSGFPPAEAARTEGRTDRLIMRDMFCRHRLPVPDWTAIEAALAHAGEERFDDLRARGTALPGVRDVLKAVSAREGWISSVLTGNIAANARMKLSAFELDPLLGLSVGAYGEDAVQRADLVAVARGRVHQLRGVRGEVPVVLVGDTPRDVEAALSTGSGIIAVASGIHSEEELTAAEAPVVLPDLSDTAGLLEILASFARW from the coding sequence ATGCGGCTCATCGTCCTGTGGGACATCGACCACACGCTCATCGACAACGCAGGGGTGAGCAAGGAGACCTACGCCGGCGCCTTCACGGCGCTGTCGGGATTCCCGCCGGCCGAGGCGGCGCGCACCGAAGGGCGTACGGATCGTCTGATCATGCGTGACATGTTCTGCCGGCACCGACTGCCCGTCCCGGACTGGACTGCCATAGAGGCTGCCCTCGCTCATGCCGGGGAGGAGCGCTTCGACGACCTTCGCGCACGGGGGACGGCGTTGCCCGGTGTGCGCGATGTCCTGAAGGCCGTCTCGGCGCGGGAGGGCTGGATCTCCTCCGTTCTGACCGGCAACATCGCGGCCAACGCCCGTATGAAGCTGTCAGCTTTCGAACTCGACCCACTTCTGGGCCTGTCCGTAGGCGCCTATGGGGAGGATGCCGTACAGCGCGCTGACCTTGTAGCTGTCGCCCGAGGCCGTGTCCACCAACTCCGCGGTGTGCGGGGGGAGGTGCCTGTGGTGTTGGTTGGTGATACGCCGCGGGACGTCGAGGCAGCTCTCTCGACAGGCTCAGGGATCATCGCAGTCGCCTCCGGTATCCACAGCGAGGAAGAGCTGACGGCTGCCGAAGCACCCGTGGTCCTTCCGGACCTGTCGGACACGGCTGGTCTCCTTGAGATCCTGGCGAGCTTCGCCCGATGGTGA
- a CDS encoding radical SAM protein — MIGEVTGIRRIRMLYLQLLYRCNFQCLHCFHGERLKHADAFTADEAVNLIRLMRNQYGTEAVTLLGGEPFLHKDLAQVVHYAKEEMGLQVEICTNGYRIERRLTEIAQYLDLLRFSLEGIGATNDHIRKAGSYRSALSALKLARELGVRTGATMTVTSRNIDEVLPLARTLQELGAYQMKLHCLRPVGNAAAHPELLVTDTTRYTRLREQLQAAGLSIEVIIDEDLSEEGAPEVCGPRGVLQEIERIESDPRGALTMSCKAVGKDSHAFWYEKGANRVVHRPSACDELTLPVPDVVYARA, encoded by the coding sequence GTGATCGGCGAAGTCACCGGCATCCGCAGGATCCGCATGCTGTACCTGCAACTGCTGTACCGCTGCAACTTCCAGTGTCTGCACTGTTTCCACGGCGAGAGGCTCAAGCACGCCGACGCCTTTACCGCTGACGAGGCGGTTAACCTCATCCGGCTGATGCGCAACCAGTACGGCACCGAGGCTGTCACGTTGCTTGGCGGCGAGCCGTTCCTCCATAAGGATCTCGCCCAGGTCGTCCACTACGCCAAGGAGGAAATGGGCCTGCAAGTCGAGATCTGCACGAACGGCTACCGGATCGAGCGCCGGCTTACCGAGATCGCGCAGTACCTTGACCTGCTGCGGTTTTCGCTGGAGGGCATCGGCGCGACCAACGACCACATCCGCAAGGCCGGCAGCTACCGGAGCGCGTTGAGCGCACTCAAACTCGCCCGGGAGCTCGGAGTCAGGACGGGGGCGACGATGACGGTCACCTCCCGGAACATCGACGAAGTGCTGCCTCTGGCCCGCACCTTGCAGGAGCTCGGTGCGTATCAGATGAAGCTGCACTGCCTGCGGCCCGTGGGCAACGCTGCTGCACACCCTGAGCTCTTGGTCACCGATACAACTCGGTACACCCGCCTACGCGAGCAGCTCCAGGCGGCCGGGCTGTCCATCGAGGTGATCATTGACGAGGATCTGTCGGAGGAGGGCGCCCCGGAGGTCTGTGGGCCGAGGGGTGTGCTTCAAGAGATTGAGCGGATCGAGTCCGACCCGCGCGGCGCGCTCACGATGTCCTGCAAGGCCGTGGGCAAGGATTCACACGCTTTCTGGTACGAAAAGGGCGCTAACCGTGTCGTCCACCGTCCTTCGGCTTGCGACGAGCTCACCCTCCCGGTGCCGGACGTGGTGTATGCCCGTGCCTGA